A stretch of DNA from Acidimicrobiales bacterium:
GAGTACGGCAGGCACCTCGTCCTCGTGCGCCCCGACCAGTTCGTCTCCTGGGTCGGCGACGAGCCGCCCGCCGACGCCGAGGCCCTCGTGCGCAAGGTCGCCGTCGGCGGCTGAGCGATACGGGGCTCAGGTGAGCTCGCCGGCTCCCCAGAAGCCGGGTAGCGGCTCGGCTCCCTGGCCGCCCTTCGCGTAGCGAGCCAGCCGCTCGCGCGCGGCCGGGTCGAGCAGGTCGACGAGGTCGAAGACGACCGACGGCCCGGCGCTGCGCAGCGCGGCGTCCCCCGGTCCGGGGCGCTTCGGCAGTTCGGTGGTGAGGAGGACGAGCGGCGCCTCGCTGCGGCCGCGCACCGCCGCCGCCCGACCGAGGGCGCGCCAGACCGCGTCGTTGCGGGCCAGGCCGCCACGGTGGCTCACGAACGCGCCGACGACGTCGAAGAGGAACTCCTCGCCTGCCGCGTCGCGCGCCGCGAAGGAGATCCGCACCCCGCTCTTCGCCACGAGGTGGTCTGTCGCGGTGACGGTGAAACCCGCACCGTCGAGGACCGCGGCGGCGAGCTGCTCGGCCGAGCGCCCCTCGCGGCGTGCCTCGGCCGCGAGCCCGTCCGCACTCCCGCCTGCTGCGGCGAGGGCCGCGACGCGCCTCCGGGCGGTCTCGACGTAGGAGGCGTCGGTGTCGTAGCCCACGTAGCGGCGGCGGAGGCGGGCCGCGGCGACGAGGGTCGACCCGGCGCCCATGAAGGGGTCGAGGACGAGGTCGCCCGCGAAGGTGTAGAGGCGGATCAGCTGCTCGGGCAGCTCGACGGGGAAGGGTGCGGGATGGCCGACGCGCCGCGCCGACTCAGGGGGGATGCTCCACAGGTCGAGGGTGAGGGCCATGAAGTCCTCGGCCATCAGCGTGCTCTCCGAGGGGAGGCCCTGCTCGCGGCGCCGCTTGCCGCCGAGCGCCCGATCGAAGCGGCCCTTGCTCGCGACCACGACCCGTTCGGTGATGTCGCGGAGCACCGGGTTGCTGGCGCTGCGGAACGACCCCCACGCGCAGTTGCCGCTCGCCCCCTCGCCCTTCTGCCAGATGAGCTCGCCGCGCAGGAGGAGGCCGAGGTCGTCCTGCAGGATGCGGATCACGTCCGCCGAGAGGCTGCGGTAGGGCTTGCGCCCGAGATTGGCGACGTTGACGGCGATCCGCCCCCCGGGCTCGAGGACACGGGCGCACTCGGTGAAGACCGCGCCGAGGAGCGCGAGGTACTCGAGATAGGAGGCGGGGACCCCCTCGCGCTCCACCTCCTCCTCGTAGGTCTTGCCGGCGAAGTAGGGCGGTGAGGTGACGACGAGGGCGACGGAGTTGTCGGCGACCTCGGCCATCGTCCGCGCGTCGGCGCAGAGGAAGGGCTCGGCGACGGGGAGCGGCGGCGCGACCTGCTCGTCGGAGGAGAGCAGCGGTGGCCGGAAGCGGTCATAGAAGGCCGCGGCGTCGTGGTTCTCGCGCCGGCTCACCCCGAAATTCGATGTTGCGGTACGTCGACGCGCCGACATGGGCCCTCCGCCCGCGCAATCTACCGGCGCCCCCGCCGTAAAGGAGGGATGGGGGGCGGCACGTGCCGCCGCGACCTATCGTCCGAGGTGATGGAGTACCGGGACTTCGGGAAGACGGGGCTGCAGGTGAGCCTCTGCGGCCTCGGCTCGGGGGGCGCGAGCCGCCTCGGCCTCGCCTACGGCTCGACCGAGGAGCAGGCGATCGCCGTCATCCACCGCGCGCTCGAGCTCGGCATCAACTACTTCGACACCGCCGAGAACTACGCGAACGAGGCGGTCGTCGGGCGCGGCCTCGCGGGCCACCGCGACGAGGTCGTCCTCTCGACCAAGGTCGGGCCGCGCACCGCTGACGACGTGCTCCTCACCGCGAAGGAGCTACGTGCCGCCGTCGAGCTCGCGCTCGAGAAGCTCGGCACCGACCGCGTCGACGTCTTCCACCTGCACCGCCTGCGCGCCTCGGACTTCGACTACTTCACCGCCGAGCTCGCACCCGAGCTCGAGTGCCTGCGCGACGCGGGCAAGCTCCGCTTCACGGGGGTCTCGGAGAGCACGGGCGACGACCCCGAGCACCTGATGCTGCAGCGCGCCGTCGCCGAGGACCTCTTCGACGTGGTGATGGTGGGCTTCACCTTCTTCAACCAGTCGGCGCGCGACAAGGTCTTCCCGGCGGCGATCGCGCACGGCACCGCCGTAGAGATCATGGCCTCGGCGCGCACCCAGTTCTCCCAGGCCGAGCTGCTCGCGAAGGAGATCACCGAGCGCATCGCCTCGGGCGAGGTCGATGCCGACGGGATCGACCTCGCCGCGCCGCTCGACTTCCTGATCGGCCCGGGCAGGGCCACCTCGGTCGCCGAGGCCTCCTACCGCTTCGCCGCGCACGAGCCGGGCGTGCACACCGTGCTCGTCGGGACCGGGAAGATCGACCACCTCGAGGAGAACGTCGTCTCGCTGAACGCGGGGCCCCTCCCCGGCGACGTCACCGAGGTGCTCGTCGAGGCCTTCGGCCACCTCGCCTCTGCCGTCTTCGTGCCCGGCCGACCGGTCGCGAAGTGGGCCTGAGCCCGTCCGCCATCCGAACAGCTCTCCGCAGCACCTCACAGAGGGGGAACCGATGACCACCACCGAGACCGAGACCGCGATCACCACCGACCCCGAGGCGGCGACCTTCACCCTCGCGGGCACCCCGGTGCTCTCCGCCGGCCGCTACGACGAGGTGCTCGCCGCCGCAAACGGCTTCGGCGCGCGGGTGAAGGTCTACTTCGAAGGGGGCGAGAACGCGACCCACACCCATCTCGCGGAGGAGCACCTCTTCTTCGTCCTCGCCGGGCAGGCGACCTTCCACCTCGGCCGCGAGGGCGAGGAGGAGCGGGTCGTGGACGTCCACGAGGGGGTGCTCATTCCGCACGGCGCCTACTACCGCTTCCAGAGCTCGGGCGAGGAGAACCTCGTGATGCTGCGCGTCGGCGCCTCGAGCGGGGACGACCGCGGGCGCGTCGGCGCGGACGGCAAGCCCCTGCCGGGCCACAGCGCGGCGAACAACCACGTCGAGGGCGTCCCCTTCCCCGGCGCCTTCTTCAAGGCTCCCTGAAGCCCGCGTCGCTGGCCGGCGGGTCAGCCCGCGGCGACGCGCGGCGTGACCTCGTAGGCGCACTGCCGGGCCCCGGCGACGAGGTGGGCGACGCGCCGCACCTCCGCCTCGGGGAGGGCGGCCTGGATGAACTCGAGCTCGCTCACGCAGGCGTGCCCGTAGCGCTGGGCGACCGCCCAGATCGCACAGTTCCGCTCGACGATCAGGTAGCCCCCGGCGATCTCCTCCACGCCGGCGAGGTAGCCGTCGGCGTCGAGGATGCGCGCCAGCTCGGCGACGCGCGCGCCGAGGCCGTCGAGGGGCTCGAGGTGCGCCCGCGCGCCCGCGATCCGGTGCTCGCGGCGCCGCTCGAAGAGCGAGGCGAGGAGGGTGGGGTCGGCGTCGTCGAGGTAGCCGAGGAGCTCGTTGGTGAGCTCGCCGTAGGCCTTCGGGAAGAGGTGGTCGGCCTCGGGGGTGACGCTGTAGCGGAGCGTCCTGCGCCCCCGCCGCGGGCTCGGCGGATCCTCCTCGACCGCCTCCACGAGGCCTTCCTCGCTCAGCACGTTGAGGTGCTGGCGGACGCCGCTGTGCGTCATCTGCAGCTGCTCGGCGAGCTCTTCGACGCCCGCCTCGCCGCGGCGGCGGAGCGCGTAGAGGACGGCCCGGCGCCCCGGGGGGAGGGTCACGCGGCCAGCCGGGGAGAGGGTCACCGGGACGCCCCGTCGGGGAGCAGCAGGTGGCTGTCCCCGAACTCGTGCCAGCGGTAGCCGGCGGCGATCGCGTGACGGTAGGCGGCCCCGAGGGCGGGGCGGGAGAGCACCGACTCGAGCAGCAGCAGGTGCGTCGAGGCGGGCTCGTGCCAGCCGGTGAGGAGGCCGTCCAGGGAGGCGACGGGGTGCTCGGCGGTGACGAGCGCCTCCGAGAAGCCCTCGCCGGGGTGAACGACGGCGCGCTCGTCGGTGACGCTCGCGAGCGCCCGCACGACGGTCGTCCCGACCGCAAGCACCCGTGCGCCGCGCCGGCGGGCACTGTTCAACGCCGAGGCCGCGCTCGCGGAGACCCGGAAGTACTCGGGGTAGGGGCGCTCGGCGCCCTCGAGCGAGGAGACCCCGGTGTGCAGGAGGATCGGCACGACCCCGATGCCTCGGGCGACGAGGTCGGTGACAAGCTCGTGGCTGAAGGGCCGGCCGGCGCTCGGCATCTCGGCGCTGCCGGACTCGCGGCCGAAGA
This window harbors:
- a CDS encoding site-specific DNA-methyltransferase gives rise to the protein MSRRENHDAAAFYDRFRPPLLSSDEQVAPPLPVAEPFLCADARTMAEVADNSVALVVTSPPYFAGKTYEEEVEREGVPASYLEYLALLGAVFTECARVLEPGGRIAVNVANLGRKPYRSLSADVIRILQDDLGLLLRGELIWQKGEGASGNCAWGSFRSASNPVLRDITERVVVASKGRFDRALGGKRRREQGLPSESTLMAEDFMALTLDLWSIPPESARRVGHPAPFPVELPEQLIRLYTFAGDLVLDPFMGAGSTLVAAARLRRRYVGYDTDASYVETARRRVAALAAAGGSADGLAAEARREGRSAEQLAAAVLDGAGFTVTATDHLVAKSGVRISFAARDAAGEEFLFDVVGAFVSHRGGLARNDAVWRALGRAAAVRGRSEAPLVLLTTELPKRPGPGDAALRSAGPSVVFDLVDLLDPAARERLARYAKGGQGAEPLPGFWGAGELT
- a CDS encoding aldo/keto reductase, translated to MEYRDFGKTGLQVSLCGLGSGGASRLGLAYGSTEEQAIAVIHRALELGINYFDTAENYANEAVVGRGLAGHRDEVVLSTKVGPRTADDVLLTAKELRAAVELALEKLGTDRVDVFHLHRLRASDFDYFTAELAPELECLRDAGKLRFTGVSESTGDDPEHLMLQRAVAEDLFDVVMVGFTFFNQSARDKVFPAAIAHGTAVEIMASARTQFSQAELLAKEITERIASGEVDADGIDLAAPLDFLIGPGRATSVAEASYRFAAHEPGVHTVLVGTGKIDHLEENVVSLNAGPLPGDVTEVLVEAFGHLASAVFVPGRPVAKWA
- a CDS encoding ArsR family transcriptional regulator — encoded protein: MTLSPAGRVTLPPGRRAVLYALRRRGEAGVEELAEQLQMTHSGVRQHLNVLSEEGLVEAVEEDPPSPRRGRRTLRYSVTPEADHLFPKAYGELTNELLGYLDDADPTLLASLFERRREHRIAGARAHLEPLDGLGARVAELARILDADGYLAGVEEIAGGYLIVERNCAIWAVAQRYGHACVSELEFIQAALPEAEVRRVAHLVAGARQCAYEVTPRVAAG